From Streptomyces sp. 6-11-2, one genomic window encodes:
- a CDS encoding ribonuclease J: MSHPHPELKAAPPLPEGGLRVIALGGLGEIGRNMTVFEHAGKLLIVDCGVLFPEETQPGVDVILPDFTSIRDRLDDIVAVVLTHGHEDHIGGVPYLLRERSDIPVVGSKLTLAFLEAKLKEHGIRPRTVRVREGDRRGFGPFDCEFVAVNHSIPDSLAVAIRTRAGMVLHTGDFKMDQFPLDDRITDLRAFARLGEEGVDLFLTDSTNAEVPGFTTSERELNPAIEQVMRTAPRRVIVSSFASHVHRIQQVLDAAHQHGRKVAFVGRSMVRNMGIARDLGYLKVPSGLVVSTKELEKLPDHKITLVCTGSQGEPMAALSRMANRDHMIRIGKGDTVLLASSLIPGNENAIYRVINGLTRWGAHVVHKGNAKVHVSGHASAGELVYCYNIVKPRNVMPVHGEWRHLRANGDLAIRTGVDPDRVVVAEDGVVVDLVDGRASITGKVPAGNVYVDGMEVGGATEASLKDRLTLAAEGVVTVVAIVDADTGALAEAPDFLARGFVHDDTTFEPVIPVIEKTLATAAEEGVGDARQLEQLVARAVANWAFRTHRRKPLIIPVIIDA, translated from the coding sequence ATGAGTCATCCGCACCCCGAGCTGAAAGCCGCCCCGCCCCTTCCCGAAGGAGGGCTGCGGGTCATCGCCCTGGGCGGCCTAGGTGAGATCGGCCGCAACATGACCGTCTTCGAGCACGCGGGCAAGCTGCTCATCGTCGACTGCGGCGTGCTGTTCCCCGAGGAGACCCAGCCTGGCGTGGACGTGATCCTGCCGGACTTCACCTCGATCCGGGACCGGCTGGACGACATCGTGGCCGTGGTCCTCACCCACGGCCACGAGGACCACATCGGCGGCGTGCCGTACCTGCTGCGCGAGCGGTCCGACATTCCCGTCGTCGGCTCCAAGCTGACGCTGGCGTTCCTGGAGGCCAAGCTCAAGGAACACGGCATCCGGCCGCGCACGGTGCGGGTGCGGGAGGGCGACCGGCGTGGCTTCGGGCCCTTCGACTGCGAGTTCGTGGCGGTCAACCACTCCATCCCCGACAGCCTCGCGGTCGCGATCCGCACCCGGGCCGGGATGGTGCTGCACACCGGCGACTTCAAGATGGACCAGTTCCCTCTCGACGACCGCATCACCGATCTGCGCGCCTTCGCCCGCCTCGGCGAGGAGGGCGTGGACCTGTTCCTCACCGACTCCACCAACGCCGAAGTACCCGGCTTCACCACCTCCGAGCGAGAGCTGAACCCGGCGATCGAGCAGGTGATGCGCACCGCGCCGCGCCGGGTCATCGTCTCCAGCTTCGCCAGCCATGTGCATCGCATCCAGCAGGTCCTGGACGCTGCCCACCAGCACGGCCGCAAGGTCGCCTTCGTCGGCCGGTCGATGGTCCGCAACATGGGCATCGCCCGTGACCTGGGCTATCTGAAGGTCCCCTCCGGTCTGGTCGTGAGCACGAAGGAGCTGGAGAAGCTCCCGGACCACAAGATCACTCTGGTGTGCACCGGCTCCCAGGGCGAACCGATGGCCGCGCTGTCACGGATGGCCAACCGCGACCACATGATCCGCATCGGCAAGGGCGACACCGTCCTGCTCGCCAGCTCCCTCATCCCCGGCAACGAGAACGCCATCTACCGGGTGATCAACGGACTCACCCGGTGGGGCGCCCACGTGGTCCACAAGGGCAACGCCAAGGTGCACGTCTCCGGGCATGCCAGCGCCGGCGAACTCGTCTACTGCTACAACATCGTCAAGCCCCGCAACGTCATGCCCGTGCACGGCGAATGGCGCCACCTGCGGGCCAACGGCGACCTCGCCATCCGTACCGGTGTCGACCCCGACCGGGTCGTCGTCGCCGAGGACGGCGTCGTCGTCGACCTCGTCGACGGGCGCGCATCCATCACCGGCAAGGTGCCCGCCGGCAACGTCTACGTGGACGGCATGGAAGTCGGCGGCGCCACCGAAGCGTCCCTCAAGGACCGCCTCACCCTCGCCGCCGAAGGCGTGGTCACGGTGGTGGCGATCGTCGACGCAGACACCGGCGCCCTCGCCGAGGCCCCCGACTTCCTGGCCCGCGGCTTCGTGCACGACGACACCACCTTCGAGCCGGTCATCCCCGTCATCGAGAAGACCCTGGCCACCGCAGCCGAGGAAGGCGTCGGGGACGCGCGCCAACTCGAACAACTCGTCGCCCGCGCCGTGGCGAACTGGGCGTTCCGCACCCACCGCCGCAAGCCCCTCATCATCCCCGTCATCATCGACGCCTGA
- a CDS encoding IS110 family transposase, which translates to MIDTGDIDIFLGLDVGKGEHHATAVTPAGTKAFDKRLPNTEPKLRELFAKLQAKHGTVLVVVDQPASIGALPLAVARNMGCPVAYLPGLTMRRIADLYPGEAKTDAKDAFIIADAARAMPHTLRAIDGEDETIAELEMIVGFDDDLAGEATRVANRLHGLLTQIHPSLERVLGPRLQHPAVLTLLERFGSPAQIRKAGRRRLVTLLRPKAPRMAERLIEDIFTALDEQTVTVPGTNAAALIVPSLAASLTAVLDQRKLLAGRIEELLGAHPLSKVLTSMPGVGVRTGARILIEVGDGSTFPTAGHLAAYAGLAPATRSSGSSIRGEQPSRRGNKQLKRAFFLSAFAALGDPASRVYYDKKIAQGKHHTQALLCLARRRADVLFAMLRDGTFYEPQPAAAR; encoded by the coding sequence GTGATCGACACCGGCGACATCGACATCTTCCTCGGCCTGGACGTCGGAAAGGGCGAACATCACGCCACCGCCGTCACCCCGGCCGGAACGAAAGCGTTCGACAAGCGGCTGCCCAACACCGAGCCCAAGCTCCGCGAGCTGTTCGCCAAACTCCAGGCCAAGCACGGAACCGTACTGGTCGTGGTCGACCAGCCGGCCTCGATCGGCGCCCTGCCGCTGGCGGTTGCGAGGAATATGGGCTGCCCGGTCGCTTATCTACCCGGGCTGACGATGCGGCGGATCGCCGACCTCTACCCCGGCGAGGCCAAGACCGACGCGAAGGACGCGTTCATCATCGCGGATGCCGCCCGCGCGATGCCCCACACGCTGCGGGCGATCGACGGCGAGGACGAGACGATCGCCGAGCTGGAGATGATCGTCGGGTTCGACGACGACCTGGCCGGCGAGGCCACCCGGGTCGCCAACCGGCTTCACGGCCTGCTCACCCAGATCCATCCCTCGCTGGAACGGGTGCTGGGGCCGCGCCTGCAGCACCCAGCCGTCCTGACCCTGCTGGAGCGGTTCGGGTCTCCAGCCCAGATCCGCAAGGCAGGGCGGCGGCGCCTGGTCACGCTGCTGCGGCCGAAGGCACCGAGAATGGCCGAGCGGCTGATCGAGGACATCTTCACCGCCCTCGACGAGCAGACCGTGACGGTCCCGGGCACCAACGCTGCTGCACTGATCGTCCCGAGCCTCGCCGCGTCACTGACGGCCGTCCTTGACCAGCGGAAACTGCTGGCCGGGCGGATCGAGGAACTCCTGGGGGCCCACCCTCTTTCGAAAGTCCTGACGTCGATGCCAGGAGTCGGCGTCAGGACCGGAGCCAGGATCCTGATCGAGGTCGGCGACGGCAGCACGTTTCCGACCGCTGGCCACCTTGCCGCCTACGCAGGTCTCGCCCCGGCGACCCGCAGCTCAGGTTCCTCGATCCGCGGCGAACAGCCCTCCCGACGAGGAAACAAGCAGCTCAAACGGGCCTTCTTCCTCTCCGCGTTCGCCGCCCTGGGCGACCCAGCCTCGCGGGTCTACTACGACAAGAAGATCGCCCAGGGCAAGCACCACACCCAAGCCCTGCTCTGCCTCGCCAGACGCCGGGCCGACGTCCTCTTCGCGATGCTCCGTGACGGCACCTTCTACGAACCCCAACCCGCCGCGGCCAGGTGA
- a CDS encoding FAD-binding oxidoreductase, translating into MVVVGAGIVGASVAYHAARAGATVTLVDAGRPGGGVTADSFAWVGASGVRKGPAAGLRATATAEYHRLGAELPGLPVTWSGSLSWNRQDSAPDAGPGQTIVDAATMATLEPALRQPPEWAVWAPGDGAVDSVGVTERLVAGARTHGARVHLNTPVTAVRRDAAGRIAGVETTSGPLSGATVVLAAGVATAALGAPLGVRVPVEPSPCPLFRLRAPAGLVRTVVNTEDFDLRQVAADRLIAAADSPERTLAAVRSTFHGAGSVELLSTRLGVRPMPADGEPIVGPVAEVPGLYLAVMHSAVTLAAAVGRLVARELVDGTVESALSGCRPDRF; encoded by the coding sequence TTGGTCGTCGTCGGCGCCGGCATTGTCGGCGCATCGGTGGCCTATCACGCCGCCCGGGCGGGCGCCACCGTGACGTTGGTCGACGCCGGGCGGCCAGGCGGCGGCGTGACGGCGGACTCGTTCGCCTGGGTCGGCGCGTCTGGCGTGCGTAAAGGTCCGGCCGCCGGGCTGCGGGCCACCGCAACGGCGGAGTACCACCGACTCGGGGCCGAGCTGCCGGGGCTCCCGGTGACCTGGTCCGGCTCGCTGAGCTGGAACAGGCAGGACAGTGCGCCGGACGCCGGGCCCGGGCAGACGATCGTGGACGCGGCCACCATGGCGACGCTCGAGCCCGCCCTTCGGCAGCCTCCGGAGTGGGCGGTCTGGGCGCCGGGTGACGGCGCTGTTGACTCGGTGGGCGTGACCGAGCGGCTGGTCGCGGGCGCTCGCACCCATGGAGCTCGGGTACATCTGAACACGCCGGTTACCGCGGTCCGCCGGGACGCGGCGGGCAGGATCGCCGGGGTTGAGACGACATCAGGACCCCTCTCCGGTGCGACGGTGGTGCTGGCGGCCGGAGTTGCCACGGCCGCGCTCGGCGCGCCGCTCGGCGTGCGCGTCCCGGTCGAACCGTCGCCGTGCCCACTGTTCCGGCTCCGCGCCCCGGCCGGTCTGGTCCGCACCGTGGTCAACACCGAGGACTTCGATCTTCGGCAGGTCGCCGCGGACCGGCTGATCGCCGCTGCGGACTCGCCCGAACGGACCCTTGCCGCCGTCCGGTCCACTTTCCATGGCGCCGGGAGCGTCGAACTGCTCAGCACCCGACTCGGAGTGCGCCCGATGCCGGCCGACGGTGAGCCGATCGTCGGCCCGGTCGCCGAGGTCCCCGGCCTCTACTTGGCAGTGATGCACTCGGCGGTCACGCTCGCCGCGGCCGTGGGCCGCCTGGTCGCACGGGAGTTGGTCGACGGAACCGTTGAGTCGGCTCTGTCAGGTTGCCGCCCGGATCGCTTCTGA